The Chryseobacterium sp. JV274 sequence TTATTTGAAAGCATATACAGAAGCTTATTATAAAACCAATACATCTTTAGCGGCCACGATCAATCAGGATATGGAATCTTTCATTACCGGAGCCCAACAGGATGCAGCCCATCATAAAAGTAAAATATACTGGATTTTCTTTTTATCATTGGTAGGTCTTTCTCTGCTGGGATTATATGCATGGAGAATTATCAGAGCCCTTGGAAAAAGAAAAGAAGTACTTACAATAGAAGCCGAAAATCTGAAAATCAGAATGAATGACAACAAGCAGGAAGAGATCATAGAACTTGGTAAGAAGAATGATCCCGAATTTCTGAATCGTTTTAAAGAAGTTTATTCTGAATTTATAGATCAGCTTTTAACAATTAATCCCGGCCTTGAAAGTTCTGAATTGATTTTTTGTGCGATGCTGAAACTGCATTTTACATCCAAAGAAATTGCAAATTATACTTTGGTTCAGCACAGAAGTGTGCAGCAGAAAAAATACAGAATAAGAAAGAAACTGAATATTCCTGGAGAAACAGATATTTATCATTTCTTTGATACCTTGAAATAATTTCAAAAAAAACTGTCTGATTTATCATGTCAGACAGTACTCGAAAATATTCTCTTTTCACCACTTGAATTTTTTTGTGGTTTCTCTGTTCAAATATGAAAATTTTTAATGAAAACAAGAAAAAAAGCTATACTACATGAATACTACATCACATATTTGTATTTTTAAATAACTGATAGTTAAGTTATTGTATTTTATGTTGGATTTGTGGATTTATTTTAGAAAAAAGGACCAGCAACTTTAAAGCAGTTCGTTTTTTAGCCTGTATTTTAAAATAATAAACTCTTTGACAATGTTTTTTAGCCCTGATTTTCCATGTTTTTTTATCAGTATCTTGATAAGAACTCTCAAATAATTTCACCTTTTCAAAATCTTTGTGGATTAAATAAATAATTAGAATTAAAGTGTAAATCCTTGAAATATAATTATTTATAATCATGTTGTATCTGTGTAGTATCGTTTTTTTTTGTTTTTTATTCAGAAAATGTAAGTTTTGCAACGGGTTTAGTTGTGAATATCACATGATATGTTTTGTTTTATTGAATTTATGATAATGATTATCAGTGTCTTTGAAGGCAGAAGCCGGATAATCCTTTCAATAAAAATCACAATATACTCCTCCAAAATAACTTTAATAGAGCTTTATGAAAAAAAGAATTTTATTTGTTTGCGCATTAGCGTCTTGTTTTACAGTTTTCAATGCTCAGAGATGGGAATCTGTTTCTCAGAAATCTTTGCAGATAAGAGAAGGTGTAGAAGTGCAGCAGTCTTACAGAGTTGATCTGAAGTCCCTGAGAGAAATGCTGAAAAATGCTGAAGAAACGGGAAAGAATGCACGTCCTGTTATTATTTCTTTACCAACAGCAGAAGGAAAGATTGAAAAATTTGCTGTCTATAGCAATCCTGTAATGGATAAATCGCTTGTAGACGAATATCAGCTGGGATCCTATGTGGGAATTGGTGTGGATGATTCTTCTAAGTATTTAAGATTCAGTACATCCCCTACTGACATGCAGTCTATGATTATCAAAGATGGTGTATTCCAATTTATAGAACCCATAAGTACGGATAAACAAACTTACGGTGTATTTTATAAATCAAAAGAAACAGGGGAGCATGGTTTTAAATGTGATACCGGGGAGTATGATTTTAAAAATATGAATAAGCTGGTAGAAAATGGTAAAAAAATGCTTTCCGGAGTGGGAATTACAAGCAGACCTACCAATACAAAATACAGAAATTTTAGAATGGCATTATCCGTTACCGGAGAATACAGCCAATATCAATTGACCGCAGCGGGAACTCCTGCCAACGCAACAGATGATGTGAAAAAAGGAGTTGTTTTGGCAGCAATGAACAATACCATGACCCGTATAAATGGTGTTTTTGAAAGAGATTTTGGTGCTCATTTAACAGTTCAGAACCTTCCACAGATTATATATCTTGATGCTGCATCTGATCCTTATACAGATAATTTAAATCTTCAGTTACAGCAGACCCTTACTTCTGCAGTAGGAAATGCCAACTACGATATTGGGCACGTTCTTCATCAAAATGCAGAAAGAAGTGGAAATGCCGGTGGAATTGGGATTGTCTGTACAGATCCTGCCAATAATACAGAAATTAAAAAAGGATCAGCTTATACCCAGGGACCTGTACCTGCTGGTGAAGTTTTTGACTTTACCGCAGCACATGAAATGGGACACCAGCTGGGAGCTAATCATACATTTTCAAATACTTCTGTTACAGATGCTCTTCAGGGAGCGAATGTAGAACCGGGAGGAGGAACAACAATCATGGGATATGCAGGGATTACCTATGATAATGTACAGGCAAACGCAGATGGATATTTTCATTACAAATCCATTGATCAGGTACTGACCAATTTAGAAAATAAATCTACATGTGGAGCATCTCAAAATATTATTAATAATACAGCTCCGGCAATTAATCCATTGTCAGCGTATAACATTCCTAAAGGAACGGCTTATTATCTTGAAGCTTCTGCTGCAGATGCTGAAAATGATGCTGTAAACTATACTTGGGAGCAGAACGATACTACAGATGATTTTTCTACCATTTCAGGAGATAGCGGATGGGGGTATAATCCCAAAGGAGCCTTAACGAGATCAGTTCCTGGTACACCAAATGGAAGAAGATATTTTCCTAAGCTGGAGACTGTGATGAACGGAATACTTACAGATAAGCAGGGATGGGAAACTGTATCATATATTCCTCGAACATTGAATTATGCTGTAACGGTAAGAGATCTGAACGCTCAGCGCCCAATGGTTTCAACCTCAACAACTACAGTAACAGTTGGGAATGATGGTCCATTCAAATTCAATGGGCTTACTGCATCTTCAGTGTTGTATAATGATGCTGTAGGCACAATTTATTGGGATGTTGCCAATACGAATGCTGCACCTTATAATACAGCGAGCGTAAAAATAGATTATACTACAAATAATGGAGCCAGCTGGACGAACCTTGTTGCTGCAACTCCTAATACCGGAAGTTTTAGTGCACAAATGCCGGCTAATATAAATGGAGCTGTAAAATTAAGAATATCAGCTGTAGGAAACGTTTTTTACGCAGTATCTCCTGCCATTACTGTGGGCAGTGCACCTACATCTCCTACGTCAGCACCTACAGGTCTTTCCACTATAGATACTGAGATTTTCAAAACAACAGCGAGGGTATCTTGGAACAGTGTTCCGGGAGCTACCTATTCTGTTAATTATAGAAAAGCAGGAACTGTAAACTGGTCCAATGCAGTGAGCCCGACAAATTCATTAGTATTAAATAACTTAGAAGACGAAACAAATTATGAAGTACAGGTTGCAGCTGTAGTGAACTCTGCTGTCGGGGCTTTTTCTAATAATTATACATTTAAAACAAAAGGTTTAAAGACAGGAGTTGATTACTGTATATTGAATTCAGGGTCACCTTACTTTGCCGGAATTGTATCTGTTAAAGTAGCGAATTTGGATTACTTTAATGGGGTTGCAAGATCATATATAGACTTAAGCGAGGATCCTTCTAAAATAGTGAATCTTGTTCAGGGGAGTTCTTATACACTAAAGCCTGCTGTTGTAAACTTACTTGCTGCTGCAAATGAAAATGTCTCTGTTTGGATTGATTATAACAGAAACGGAGTATTTGAAGCTACTGAGAGAGTAAGCAGTATATCAGGTGGTGCTCCGAAAGGGCTTGTAAATTTTGGAGATCATAACTTTACGGTTCCAGCCACATCATATACAGGAGATAAATTATTAAGAATGAGAATTGTTGGTAAATATTCAACTGCAGCTCTTACTGATACTTGTGGTGAACTGGCAAGCAATGCGGGTGGTATTTTGGATCTTCCTGTTAAAATTACTGCTGGTGCTCTTGCTGTGAGAGAGGCTATAGACACAAAATCTTCAGAGGTATCTATTTATCCTAACCCTGCAGATACATTTGTAGAAGTGAAAAATCTTAAAGGTAAAGCAGATTACAAAATCTACAGTGCAGACGGAAGATTAGTTCAGGAAGGTAAAATTGAAGGTAAAATCAACGTTGCTTCTTTGGTAAAAGGAATGTATGTGATCACTATAAAAGATGAGAAGAATACTTACAATACTAAGTTAATCAAGAAATAACACACATGAATCTCTGCATCAGGATCTAAAAAAGCGGAGAGAAAAAAAGTTTATTTAACTGAAAAAGGCTGTCTCTGGTTGAGGCAGCCTTTTGTTTATAATGAAGTAAGATGACCATTAAAGAAATCCAGCATGGTTGTTAGTGACTTTTCAGAATGCATCCGTTCTCCGTTTTCAAGAGATTCCTGTGTGGCAATAGCCGCTCTTTTACGCATATGATGTTCATAGCCGGAAATTGCTTCCTGTAATGTGCTGTAGCTGTTATTTGTTAAATATTCGCTCAGTTCAAGGGCATCCAGCATGGCCATATTAGCGCCTTCTCCTGCAAACGGAGGCATTACGTGGGCAGCGTCACCAATCAGTGTCAGATTGGGTTGTGCTTCCCAGGTTTGATCTGAAGGCATAGAGTAGATCAGGCGCGGAATAAACGGCGTTACAGCATTTTCAAACAACTCATCCCAGATAGGATTCCATCCGGAATATTCTGTTTTGAACCATTTTAGCATCTGTGCATGATCAGAATAATCAAGACCGCTGTCAGCAGGCCAGTTTTCATCAGCTTTAAAGCTTGCATAAAATCCCAGGTCTCCATTGCCTTTCTGACCTAATAAGATATTTTTGGTATTTCCAAATGCCATTATTTTCCCACCTTTAATCATAGCATCAATCTGAGGTGCATTTTCTTTTGAAACATTGCCTTCCAGCATGATGATTCCGGAATAAACAGGTTTAATATCAGTAAGATAAGGCCGTATTTTAGAATTGGCTCCATCACCGGCAATAACAAGATCTGCATATTCTGAAGTTCCGTTTTTGAAATGCAGAAGCCATCCTTCATTCTTACGCTCCATCGTGAGGAAATGACTGTCCCAGACTACGGTTTCAGGATGTAATGATTCTAAAAGCATATTCCTTAAAGGCCCGCGGTCTATTTCAGGGCGGAAATTTTCTTCGCCAAAATCTTCTTCAGGTTTCGTCTCATGATCATTGAAAAATATTTGAGCCTGTTCATTCATGATCAGGGTTTTGTCTGCTCCCGGTCGGAAAGTCTTCTTAAATTCCTCCAGCAGCTCAGCTTTGCGTATGGCTGCCAGCCCAGAATCTTCATGCATATCAAGAGGGGAACCCTGTACCCGTGCATTTTTATTGAAATCTCTTTCATATACTTTTACGTCTGCACCTTTCAACTGTAAAAGTCTTGCCAGTGTAAGTCCTGCGGGACCGCCGCCAACGATTGCTATTGATTTATTGTCTATCAGCATTGTTAGTTTAAATTTTACAATGCAAATTTATTTTCCTTTTAACACTGATAATAGTACAAATCGGTCGTTTTTATTTTTAGATAATTCTTTGGGAGCAACTCCTGAAAATTTCTTTACTTCTTTGATGAAATGGTTTTGATCAGTATAATTGAGTTCGGGAAAGAGTCTTCCCTGTGCAATGTGTTCCAAAGATGCTCTGAAACGCAAAATAGTAGAGTAGGCTTTTAATGATAAACCGAGCTGTTTGGTAAAATAACGGTTAATTTGTCTGCTGCTCCAGCCTGTTTTTTCAGAAAGTTCCTGCACGCTCATTTCACCCTTTGAAGTATAAACCAGGTCGAAAAGTCTGCGTTTTCTTTCATCTACCTTTGAAGGAAGCAGTTCTTTTATTTTTTGAATTGCTTTTGTACAACAGCTGGAAAAATCATTTAAATCATCTGCTTTAAAATTCCAGAAATCGGGAGAAAGTTCTTTTCCTATATTCAATAGATCTGCAATGGAGGTATTTAAAATATATTCAACTGCAAGAGGTTTGAAACTGACAACAAAAGCAATTGTCTGAGGAGCAATATATCTTTGTTCAGGATAAGTTTCCAGTCCGAGAAGGGTAATATGAAAAGGTTCTGAGGCAGACTGTGAAAAAAATAAATCAATTCTTCCGTCAGGAATAATCACCACTTCTTTAGCCTCATCTGAAAGATTCTGAAAAGTTCCCAGATTTTCAACAAAATCCGCGATCTCTTCATCAGGTTCGATGAAATTATAAGTGAAGTCATTGTCCATAATATGGTCTGTGGCAGACTGGGTTTAATGAATGAAATTACAAAATTTGTTATAAACCAGCAAGATATTCTTCATTGTACAGGATCAAAACAAAGCCTAAAGTTTTCAGCAAATTAAAGATAAAAATAGTAAAAGTTTATAGGATAATATTTTAGAATTAAAAGATTTGTGCTTTACTTCAATGGTTTTTAAATCTTATTTTTGTTTCGGAAAGATTTCAAAAATAAATGTATAACAGCTCTTATTCTCATGGACAAATCATTACTTAACACCTACTTTCATTCCTTATTCAGTATCAAAGCGGAGGTGGTTGAAAAGATCACAGAAAAATTTATCCATTTTGAATTAAAAGCAAATACTGTTTTGCTGGATAAAGATGCCATCAGTACCAAAACATACTTTCTGGAAAAAGGCTATGTACGTTCATATATACTGAATGAAGATAATGAGGAGATTACAACTAATATCTATACAGCTCCTTGCTTTGTGAATGATTTTCTGTCTTTCTTCAGGCAGCAGCCTGCCAAAGAAATATACCAGACGGTGACTGACTGTGTTTTCTGGGAAACAGGATTGGAAAATGTACAGGATAATTTTCATAATATTCCTGAATTCAGGGAGTTCAGCAGGCTTCTTTTTGTCCTGAATTACTATAATATTCATGACAGACTGATAGAAATGGCAAGTCAGAAAGCTTCCACAAGATATTTCAATCTGATGAAGAAAGATCCCGATATTTTTCAGCATGTTCCTTTGAAGATACTTGCTTCTTATCTGGGTATCAAAGACAGCTCACTGAGCCGGATCAGAAGGGATATTCATAAAATATAATTTCTTTTCATTTGTCAAGTGATATTTCAGAGATCATCACTGATCTTTGCTAAAAATAATTTCATGAACAAAAAACATATTGTAGTAGTAGGATTGGGAGGTGTAGGCGGTTATTTTGGATTTAAAATAAATCAGGCTAATGAAATTTCGCGGAAATATACCGTTTCCTTTGTTGCCCGTGGAGAAACTTATGAGAAAGTAAAAGATAACGGATTGACTTTGCTGTCTCCTGAACATGCTAATCCGCAGACTCATCCTGATACAATTGTACAGAACATCAGGGAGATTGAAAATCCTGATCTGGTACTGATCTGCGTAAAAGAATACGATCTTGAAAACGTGTGTAAACAGTTACTGCCAGTCATCAATGAAAATACAGTCTTACTTCCGATGATGAACGGTGCAGATATCTATGACAGAATACGCAAAATAATTCCTGAACATACAGTTCTTCCAACCTGCATCTATGTAGCTTCTCATATTAAGGAAAGAGGAACCGTGGAGCATAAAGGAAAAGCCGGGAAAATGATTGTGGGAAGAGATCCTGAGCATTTTTCTACCTCTGTAGAGTGGATTACCGATCTTTTGAGCGAAAGTAAAATTGATTTTGATTTTAAAGACAATTCATTAACGGATATCTGGACGAAATTTATTTTCATTGCCAGTTTCGGATTGGTAACAGCTAAGTATAATTCATCTATAGGAGCTGTATGTACTGATGAACAGCAGAGAAACGAAGCCGCTGAAATTATGAAAGAAATAAAGCTGATCGCAGCTAAAAAAGGAATTGATTTGCAGGAAGACATTATCAGTGCAACTTTCGAGAAAGCTTCTACATTTCCTTTTGAAACACCCACATCTTTACAGCTTGATGTTAACTCAGGAAAGAAAGATAACGAATTGGAATTATTTGCCGGAGCTGTCTTAAAATATGGAGCTGAACTTGGTATCGAAACTCCTTTTACCCAAAAAATCTACACTGGGATTAAAGCAAAATAAGTTTGCGCTAAGACCGGAAAAGAAATATAAAAGGGTGGGTTTTAGCCCGCCCTTTATTGAAATTAAATATAAAAGATAGAAATTTAAGCACTGTGCATGAATTTTTGCCGGTCCAATAGTACTTCCTCTGTTTCCCGATGATCAGGATCATCTATACAGCAGTCTACAGGACATACAGCTTTACATTGTGGTTCCTCATGAAAACCTTTACATTCCGTACATTTTCCGGAGACAATATAATAAACTTCATCCGAAACAGCCTCATTGTAAGCATCAGCATCTCCTTCTGTTCCGTCAGGAAATGTAATATGCCCTGAAAGCTTTGTTTTGTCTTTCCAGCGCCAGTCGATAGCGCCTTCATAAATGGCTGAGTTGGGGCATTCGGGTTCGCAGGCTCCACAGTTGATACAGGCATCCGTTATTTTTATAGCCATATTGTGTATGTTTAGAGGGTTTTTAAAAGGGATTTCTGCAACGTCGGACGATTCAGAAATCCCTGCTAAACTTAATTACAGCAGTTCAACACTGTTCTTTTGAAAATAAGCAGCATAAAGTGTGCTAATTTTTATTTTTAAATCATTAATCTGCAGCAATTTCTACCGGCAGTCCATGCATCTGCATTGTAAAGGGCATCTGGAAGCTAATCTTTTGGTAGTATGAATGTTGAAGAATTCAGGCTTTCTATTTTTTTAGTTGTTGCGATGCTGATCAGCTTATCAAACTTACCGGAATAAAAATCCGAAATTTCAGTTGAATGTTCAGGATCAAATAATGATGACCTGACAATAGGGACACTGAATGGCAATGGCCAGGCACGCAATGACTTGGCAATTGAATCCATAGCATTGATTCCCTGCATTGCCTGCAGACCATCAGCCCAGCATACTAACCCAACTGTTTTATCGGTAAGATAAGGTTCATGCCTGTTGGCAGTCATTTCAAGCCAGTCCAGGCAATTTTTCATCACTCCCGGAATACTTCCATGGTAAAGCGGAGTCAGCCAGATGTGCAGATCGGCATTGGTAAACATTTGGGTCATACGTTCTACTGCTAAAGGAGTTTTAGTAAGCGTGACATCAAATAGCGGAATGCCGGAATCCGCAAGGGTGAAAATGTCAGTCTGAATTCCCAGCATTTTCAGACGTTCTGAAAAATAGTCGGAAATCAGTCCGGAAGTAGATTGTGTTCTTCTTTCCAAAGACCCATTGAATATGATTGCTTTCATTTTTTATTGTTTAAAAATTACTTTGGGTAAACCTATCTCACCATACATCAGTGTTTTAACTAACGGTTTCAGAAGTCCAGCAGCTAATAAATAGAGCGCAGGATCATGATGGGTGCTCGCACGGACAACTACTTTCTGATTTCTGTAATGCTTCAGGTCTGCATAAATGAGACGGCGTTTCCAGAGGTCGAGCAGAACCGTTTCTGCACTGTTTAAATCAACATAAGAAGCATAAGGAGATAGTTTTTCCATGATCAGCATATAGGCCCATGGCGGGATAATGGCATCCGTAGAACAGATGATTCCTACTGCTTTTTCGTTATAGACAGAAAAATCCACCGCAGCAATTGATTCTTTAAATTCTTTCTCCTTGACAATCATTCCCATAAAAAGATGATCTTTAATATCCAGTTCTACAATTTCCGTTGTAGGCTTGTAGTCTGAAAGGTCAAGAGCAATAATGCCTGAAGCCTTTGCTTTATTGATAAAAGTTTCCTCAGTCATAGTTTATTATATTTGATGTTAATTATCTTACTTTTGATAAAGCCTCTTCATATTTTTTCTCCACAGCAGACCAATCCAGAACAGACCAGAAAGAATCCAGATAATCTGCCCTTTTATTCTGATAGTTCAGATAATAAGCATGTTCCCACACATCTATTCCAAGAATAGGGAAGCCTCTGTTCATCGAAAGAACATCCATCATTGGGTTATCCTGATTAGGTGTGGAACTGATAGCCAGAGATCCATTGAATTTTATAAAAAGCCATACCCATCCGGACCCGAATTGTGACAGACCTGTTTTTTTCATTTCTGCTTTAAGGTTCTCAAGACTTTCAAAAGTA is a genomic window containing:
- a CDS encoding reprolysin-like metallopeptidase translates to MKKRILFVCALASCFTVFNAQRWESVSQKSLQIREGVEVQQSYRVDLKSLREMLKNAEETGKNARPVIISLPTAEGKIEKFAVYSNPVMDKSLVDEYQLGSYVGIGVDDSSKYLRFSTSPTDMQSMIIKDGVFQFIEPISTDKQTYGVFYKSKETGEHGFKCDTGEYDFKNMNKLVENGKKMLSGVGITSRPTNTKYRNFRMALSVTGEYSQYQLTAAGTPANATDDVKKGVVLAAMNNTMTRINGVFERDFGAHLTVQNLPQIIYLDAASDPYTDNLNLQLQQTLTSAVGNANYDIGHVLHQNAERSGNAGGIGIVCTDPANNTEIKKGSAYTQGPVPAGEVFDFTAAHEMGHQLGANHTFSNTSVTDALQGANVEPGGGTTIMGYAGITYDNVQANADGYFHYKSIDQVLTNLENKSTCGASQNIINNTAPAINPLSAYNIPKGTAYYLEASAADAENDAVNYTWEQNDTTDDFSTISGDSGWGYNPKGALTRSVPGTPNGRRYFPKLETVMNGILTDKQGWETVSYIPRTLNYAVTVRDLNAQRPMVSTSTTTVTVGNDGPFKFNGLTASSVLYNDAVGTIYWDVANTNAAPYNTASVKIDYTTNNGASWTNLVAATPNTGSFSAQMPANINGAVKLRISAVGNVFYAVSPAITVGSAPTSPTSAPTGLSTIDTEIFKTTARVSWNSVPGATYSVNYRKAGTVNWSNAVSPTNSLVLNNLEDETNYEVQVAAVVNSAVGAFSNNYTFKTKGLKTGVDYCILNSGSPYFAGIVSVKVANLDYFNGVARSYIDLSEDPSKIVNLVQGSSYTLKPAVVNLLAAANENVSVWIDYNRNGVFEATERVSSISGGAPKGLVNFGDHNFTVPATSYTGDKLLRMRIVGKYSTAALTDTCGELASNAGGILDLPVKITAGALAVREAIDTKSSEVSIYPNPADTFVEVKNLKGKADYKIYSADGRLVQEGKIEGKINVASLVKGMYVITIKDEKNTYNTKLIKK
- a CDS encoding FAD-dependent oxidoreductase; its protein translation is MLIDNKSIAIVGGGPAGLTLARLLQLKGADVKVYERDFNKNARVQGSPLDMHEDSGLAAIRKAELLEEFKKTFRPGADKTLIMNEQAQIFFNDHETKPEEDFGEENFRPEIDRGPLRNMLLESLHPETVVWDSHFLTMERKNEGWLLHFKNGTSEYADLVIAGDGANSKIRPYLTDIKPVYSGIIMLEGNVSKENAPQIDAMIKGGKIMAFGNTKNILLGQKGNGDLGFYASFKADENWPADSGLDYSDHAQMLKWFKTEYSGWNPIWDELFENAVTPFIPRLIYSMPSDQTWEAQPNLTLIGDAAHVMPPFAGEGANMAMLDALELSEYLTNNSYSTLQEAISGYEHHMRKRAAIATQESLENGERMHSEKSLTTMLDFFNGHLTSL
- a CDS encoding helix-turn-helix domain-containing protein — its product is MDNDFTYNFIEPDEEIADFVENLGTFQNLSDEAKEVVIIPDGRIDLFFSQSASEPFHITLLGLETYPEQRYIAPQTIAFVVSFKPLAVEYILNTSIADLLNIGKELSPDFWNFKADDLNDFSSCCTKAIQKIKELLPSKVDERKRRLFDLVYTSKGEMSVQELSEKTGWSSRQINRYFTKQLGLSLKAYSTILRFRASLEHIAQGRLFPELNYTDQNHFIKEVKKFSGVAPKELSKNKNDRFVLLSVLKGK
- a CDS encoding Crp/Fnr family transcriptional regulator, translated to MDKSLLNTYFHSLFSIKAEVVEKITEKFIHFELKANTVLLDKDAISTKTYFLEKGYVRSYILNEDNEEITTNIYTAPCFVNDFLSFFRQQPAKEIYQTVTDCVFWETGLENVQDNFHNIPEFREFSRLLFVLNYYNIHDRLIEMASQKASTRYFNLMKKDPDIFQHVPLKILASYLGIKDSSLSRIRRDIHKI
- a CDS encoding ketopantoate reductase family protein, translating into MNKKHIVVVGLGGVGGYFGFKINQANEISRKYTVSFVARGETYEKVKDNGLTLLSPEHANPQTHPDTIVQNIREIENPDLVLICVKEYDLENVCKQLLPVINENTVLLPMMNGADIYDRIRKIIPEHTVLPTCIYVASHIKERGTVEHKGKAGKMIVGRDPEHFSTSVEWITDLLSESKIDFDFKDNSLTDIWTKFIFIASFGLVTAKYNSSIGAVCTDEQQRNEAAEIMKEIKLIAAKKGIDLQEDIISATFEKASTFPFETPTSLQLDVNSGKKDNELELFAGAVLKYGAELGIETPFTQKIYTGIKAK
- a CDS encoding 4Fe-4S dicluster domain-containing protein, which gives rise to MAIKITDACINCGACEPECPNSAIYEGAIDWRWKDKTKLSGHITFPDGTEGDADAYNEAVSDEVYYIVSGKCTECKGFHEEPQCKAVCPVDCCIDDPDHRETEEVLLDRQKFMHSA
- a CDS encoding NADPH-dependent FMN reductase, giving the protein MKAIIFNGSLERRTQSTSGLISDYFSERLKMLGIQTDIFTLADSGIPLFDVTLTKTPLAVERMTQMFTNADLHIWLTPLYHGSIPGVMKNCLDWLEMTANRHEPYLTDKTVGLVCWADGLQAMQGINAMDSIAKSLRAWPLPFSVPIVRSSLFDPEHSTEISDFYSGKFDKLISIATTKKIESLNSSTFILPKD
- a CDS encoding DUF2480 family protein; its protein translation is MTEETFINKAKASGIIALDLSDYKPTTEIVELDIKDHLFMGMIVKEKEFKESIAAVDFSVYNEKAVGIICSTDAIIPPWAYMLIMEKLSPYASYVDLNSAETVLLDLWKRRLIYADLKHYRNQKVVVRASTHHDPALYLLAAGLLKPLVKTLMYGEIGLPKVIFKQ
- a CDS encoding superoxide dismutase, with the protein product MNPFTLPQLPYSYDALEPFIDKETMTIHHQRHHQAYVDNLNAALAQTSEINPDLDSLLQRISEYSPAVRNNGGGHYNHSLFWEILSPQPKLNPEGALNDAVIATFESLENLKAEMKKTGLSQFGSGWVWLFIKFNGSLAISSTPNQDNPMMDVLSMNRGFPILGIDVWEHAYYLNYQNKRADYLDSFWSVLDWSAVEKKYEEALSKVR